In the Wyeomyia smithii strain HCP4-BCI-WySm-NY-G18 chromosome 2, ASM2978416v1, whole genome shotgun sequence genome, one interval contains:
- the LOC129722517 gene encoding uncharacterized protein LOC129722517, whose amino-acid sequence MDISCFPNEVLCRIFDFLPWSDRKNMLLVCSRWNEICNSDRYLRQTKLVLYNYSKVQFFSGVEASLLNTQRNIEFHSSAMLDTEELLSVIAEAFPTGESAVESVDLFLRSNHEQLFSLVIQNLPVLKQLKHLNILANEGFKTFHKGLEIRSDTLETLKLSFYRNTTCCVLTPKLRCLNLVIRHLSDITVLNSVSSQLFELTVNFQSKDLVTKLFLCNFTNLTKLHLSIENDKYLPYTVAPSVLSWHEIQIFLNSIKGLKSLEIVDKCNMLRHNYLNVFLCAEALTHLTINYTTLDAVIVEFISNFKNLRILNLQGCSTAGDPVSIDLPKLQKLLMPYKHYSILPCTNLYHLTTLYYSSSQKNHSQYIHQITNTFINLKTLIFSNFDYDLSYDSFQFLDRLKRLKSLTIRDMSVSNQLFANCPTLVALRKLTIKTVVTEISLIECLSDKLPHLHQLNIDNCFFYFSSGDQSRKQFSFDILRKQMPHCRISTIASKVFTNTMEPKVIPND is encoded by the exons ATGGACATCAGCTGCTTTCCAAATGAG GTGCTGTGCCGAATTTTTGATTTCCTTCCGTGGAGTGACAGAAAGAATATGTTGTTAGTTTGCTCCCGATGGAATGAGATTTGTAACTCGGACCGCTATCTGCGACAAACCAAATTGGTTCTGTACAATTATTCAaaggttcaatttttttctggcgTTGAAGCTTCACTACTTAACACACAGCGAAACATTGAGTTCCATTCCAGCGCAATGTTGGACACGGAAGAACTTCTATCGGTCATAGCGGAAGCATTCCCCACGGGAGAATCAGCTGTAGAATCTGTAGATTTATTCCTCAGATCAAACCACGAGCAGCTTTTTAGCTTGGTTATTCAGAATCTACCCGTGTTAAAACAGCTTAAACATTTGAACATTTTAGCGAACGAAGGCTTTAAAACATTCCACAAGGGGTTGGAGATACGAAGTGACACATTAGAGACCCTTAAGTTATCATTCTACCGAAATACTACGTGCTGTGTGTTGACACCTAAACTAAGGTGCTTGAACTTAGTAATACGACATCTCAGTGACATCACAGTACTGAATTCTGTCTCGTCGCAACTTTTCGAGCTCACCGTGAATTTCCAGTCTAAAGATTTAGTGACCAAGTTGTTTCTGTGTAACTTTACGAACCTGACTAAACTTCATCTTTCTATCGAAAATGATAAATATCTTCCGTATACTGTCGCACCGTCCGTTCTTAGCTGGCACGAAATTCAAATCTTTCTCAACTCTATTAAAGGCTTGAAATCGTTGGAGATAGTGGACAAATGTAACATGCTACGGCATAATTACCTCAACGTATTTCTATGTGCAGAAGCTCTCACACATCTAACAATCAACTATACTACCTTAGATGCGGTGATAGTAGAGTttatatccaatttcaaaaacctgCGTATACTGAATTTACAAGGATGCTCAACGGCAGGAGACCCCGTGTCAATAGATCTACCAAAACTTCAAAAGCTTTTGATGCCATACAAACACTACTCGATTCTACCATGCACAAATTTGTATCATCTTACAACGTTATATTACAGCAGCTCACAGAAAAATCATTCTCAGTATATACACCAAATTACGAACACTTTTATCAACCTGAAAActttgattttctccaatttcgaCTACGACCTGTCCTATGATTCGTTCCAGTTCCTGGACAGATTGAAGCGGCTGAAGTCACTCACGATTCGTGATATGTCAGTATCAAACCAGCTGTTCGCAAATTGTCCAACGCTCGTAGCACTTCGGAAGCTCACCATCAAAACTGTCGTTACG GAAATCTCACTGATCGAGTGCTTGTCGGATAAACTACCTCACCTTCACCAGCTTAACATCGATAActgttttttctacttttcatcCGGTGACCAATCAAGAAAGCAATTTTCATTCGACATTTTGAGAAAGCAGATGCCGCACTGTCGAATTTCTACGATTGCGTCCAAGGTGTTTACAAATACGATGGAACCGAAGGTGATACCGAATGACTAA
- the LOC129724825 gene encoding peptide transporter family 1-like, which translates to MVSIRFEVSSSPPVRYPRSIFFIISNEFSERFNYYGMRTVLALYLTQKLNYDDDTATVIYHIFTSLAYFFPLMGAILADSWLGKFKTILYLSMVYCVGSALIALGAIPPLNLPATSMTVLGLLFIAVGSGGIKPCVSAFGGDQFKIPEQAVQLAKFFSLFYFAINAGSLISTTLTPILREDVHCFNDPDCFSLAFGVPAFLMILSIVVFVCGKAMYTIKKPAGNMVVLVFKCIGNALSTKVKEHDINPRNHWLDYAEAKYGRQIVADIKSLMKILILYIPLPVFWALFDQQGSRWTFQATRMTGEIGAFTIKPDQMQVINPLLILAFIPFFEGLVYPVLEKVGIRTPLQKLSFGGILAGAAFVLSGFVEIALDKTNAIIPAATESQLRIYNGLPCDYHFKSDIPDFNNFTVQTLGTFEAIHVSTESNTTFRFTAETTESFCLKANMSNITGTFYLNPGNAVSYFISQKGNKINLLEYADSTEKDKRGLPKVRILANIKTTKRIMMKNTRLTDVQYNVSLNNVDQLAVSDGEYDLYSDNGTRKIASVKLELGGVYTVILHEVLENEFTLQRHTVTPSNSLHMLWLVPQYVVITAGEVMFSITGLQFSYSQAPESMKSVIQAFWLLTVAIGNMLVVFIAEAKFVQSQSIEFFLFAVLMFLDMAFFMILAMRYKYTEHEENDIETTDIRPLDNSMLEDAPSKLNQDPLEKGLPSVKATYTNEAYRED; encoded by the exons CCGTGATATATCACATCTTTACCAGTTTAGCATACTTCTTTCCGCTGATGGGTGCCATTCTAGCCGACAGTTGGCTAGGcaaattcaaaaccattttataCCTCTCGATGGTATATTGCGTTGGTAGCGCGCTAATAGCGCTAGGAGCAATTCCACCGCTCAACTTACCGGCCAC ATCAATGACCGTGCTGGGGTTGCTGTTTATAGCCGTTGGGTCCGGCGGTATCAAACCTTGCGTTTCGGCATTCGGTGGAGATCAGTTTAAAATACCGGAACAAGCAGTTCAACTAGCGAAATTCTTTTCACTTTTCTACTTTGCAATCAATGCTGGCTCGCTTATTTCCACGACGCTTACTCCCATCTTGCGTGAGGATGTACATTGCTTCAATGATCCTGACTGTTTTTCCCTTGCGTTTGGCGTGCCTGCGTTTCTTATGATTCTTTCGATTGTTGTATTCGTCTGCGGAAAAGCTATGTACACAATCAAGAAGCCGGCTGGTAATATGGTGGTTTTGGTTTTCAAATGCATTGGAAACGCTTTGTCGACAAAGGTAAAAGAGCATGACATAAATCCTCGAAATCACTGGCTGGATTACGCTGAAGCTAAATATGGTAGACAGATAGTAGCGGACATCAAATCGTTGATGAAAATTCTGATTCTATACATTCCCCTGCCTGTGTTTTGGGCTTTATTCGATCAGCAAGGATCACGATGGACTTTCCAAGCTACGAGAATGACCGGTGAAATCGGAGCGTTTACTATTAAGCCTGATCAGATGCAGGTCATCAATCCACTACTAATCCTTGCATTTATACCATTTTTCGAAGGATTAGTTTATCCGGTACTGGAGAAAGTAGGAATCCGAACGCCCCTTCAGAAGCTCTCGTTCGGAGGAATATTAGCGGGAGCAGCATTTGTTTTGTCGGGTTTCGTTGAGATTGCTCTGGATAAAACCAATGCGATTATACCGGCAGCAACGGAATCTCAATTGCGAATTTACAACGGTCTGCCATGTGATTATCACTTTAAAAGTGATATACCTGACTTTAACAATTTCACCGTACAAACCCTTGGGACATTCGAGGCGATTCATGTGTCCACGGAGTCGAACACAACATTCCGATTCACGGCTGAAACAACGGAAAGCTTCTGTCTGAAGGCTAACATGTCCAATATAACAGGAACTTTTTATTTAAATCCTGGCAATGCGGTGAGTTATTTCATCAGCCAAAAAGGTAACAAAATAAACTTATTGGAGTATGCCGACTCGACAGAGAAAGATAAACGAGGGCTGCCTAAAGTGAGAATTTTAGCGAATATCAAAACTACTAAAAGAATAATGATGAAAAACACACGGTTGACCGACGTACAGTATAATGTTTCACTGAACAACGTTGATCAGCTCGCAGTTAGTGACGGGGAATACGATCTGTACAGTGATAATGGAACCCGGAAAATTGCCTCTGTTAAGTTGGAACTGGGAGGAGTCTACACAGTTATCCTGCATGAAGTTTTGGAGAACGAATTT ACACTTCAACGACACACCGTAACTCCTTCCAACTCACTCCACATGCTCTGGCTGGTTCCCCAATACGTTGTAATCACTGCAGGCGAGGTAATGTTCTCGATTACTGGTCTGCAGTTCTCCTACTCACAAGCGCCAGAAAGTATGAAATCAGTCATTCAAGCGTTCTGGTTGCTGACAGTTGCCATCGGAAACATGTTGGTGGTCTTCATAGCTGAGGCAAAATTTGTCCAGTCCCAATCGATCGAATTCTTCCTATTTGCGGTGCTAATGTTCCTTGATAtggctttcttcatgatactggCTATGCGATACAAATACACTGAACACGAGGAGAACGACATTGAAACGACCGATATTAGGCCGCTTGATAATAGCATGCTGGAGGATGCTCCTTCCAAGCTAAACCAAGACCCACTGGAAAAAGGCCTGCCGAGCGTTAAGGCAACTTACACAAATGAAGCGTACCGAGAAGACTGA